The Cucumis melo cultivar AY chromosome 6, USDA_Cmelo_AY_1.0, whole genome shotgun sequence genome includes a region encoding these proteins:
- the LOC103491704 gene encoding nudix hydrolase 13, mitochondrial, translated as MSAVLARTGRHRQRYDDHFRLVSGCIPYRLIDDSEEVNDQCDIENKIEVLMVSSPNRDDLVFPKGGWEDDETLLEAACREAVEEAGVRGKLNENPLGVWEFRSKSSQDICSMEGACRGYMFALEVTEELESWPEQGNRHRRWLNVTEAFRLCRYEWMRVALEAFLQVMGGDENGEATQEMTAETSAVTVTNVVDCGLISSNCCGRPPPFGQQHGGRGHSTGIGGISRDCRLGITLTE; from the exons ATGTCTGCGGTCTTAGCAAGAACAGGGCGACATCGTCAGCGATACGACGATCATTTTCGTCTTGTTTCTGG ATGCATTCCTTATAGGCTGATAGATGACAGCGAGGAAGTTAACGACCAGTGTGACATTGAGAACAAGATTGAAGTTCTCATGGTTTCTTCACCAAACCGTGACGATCTAGTGTTTCCGAAG GGTGGATGGGAGGATGATGAGACCCTCCTAGAAGCAGCATGTCGCGAAGCTGTGGAAGAAGCAGGAGTGAGAGGCAAGCTTAAC GAAAATCCTCTTGGAGTTTGGGAGTTTAGAAGCAAAAGCAGTCAGGACATTTGCAGCATGGAGGGAGCATGCAGAGGATACATGTTTGCACTAGAAGTTACAGAAGAGCTTGAGTCATGGCCAGAGCAGGGAAATCGCCATAGGAGATGG CTCAATGTTACGGAGGCATTCAGACTATGCCGATACGAATGGATGCGTGTGGCACTTGAAGCCTTTCTTCAAGTAATGGGGGGAGACGAAAATGGTGAAGCTACGCAAGAGATGACGGCAGAGACAAGTGCAGTAACAGTTACAAATGTGGTTGATTGTGGATTGATATCATCTAACTGCTGTGGAAGGCCTCCTCCGTTCGGTCAGCAGCATGGTGGTAGGGGTCATTCAACAGGCATAGGAGGTATTTCAAGGGATTGCAGACTAGGCATTACATTAACTGAATGA